One window of Macadamia integrifolia cultivar HAES 741 unplaced genomic scaffold, SCU_Mint_v3 scaffold553, whole genome shotgun sequence genomic DNA carries:
- the LOC122069203 gene encoding nonsense-mediated mRNA decay protein 2-like, protein MTSSSGSVNALEEDQFIDPMSLIQSRVSQEDRSETNEEITDDLLRVVITLSVEEQIKEHNSLIHIGSDTEEDEFDLTQLRANDNGSNTIEIFRSIRSKYYERLEAGEFGGPDEEPDEEPSEGEINDDDDDDDNDDDDEEADEDLNNDKEYRQLSRLG, encoded by the coding sequence atgacttcatcatcAGGTTCAGTCAATGCCCTTGAAGAAGATCAATTCATAGATCCCATGTCTTTGATTCAGTCGAGGGTATCACAAGAGGATAGATCAGAGACCAATGAGGAAATTACAGATGATCTCCTGAGGGTAGTAATAACACTATCAGTAGAAGAACAGATCAAGGAACATaactccctaatccatatagggagtgacacagaggaggATGAGTTTGATTTGACCCAACTTCGAGCTAATGACAATGGGTCAAACACCATAGAGATCTTTCGGTCCATACGTTCCAAGTATTACGAACGTTTAGAAGCAGGAGAATTTGGGGGCCCTGATGAAGAACCTGATGAAGAGCCGAGTGAAGGGGAaatcaatgatgatgatgatgatgatgacaatgacgatgacgatgaggaagCGGAcgaagatttgaacaatgataAGGAATATAGACAAttatctagactgggatga